A single genomic interval of Oryza sativa Japonica Group chromosome 7, ASM3414082v1 harbors:
- the LOC107277689 gene encoding uncharacterized protein, whose protein sequence is MNAPPSTTFHFQNLPAPVRRAFHQPRSPPSPMAAEPADLYVEVEESARDDDVDVDGRSRVPVPVPSPSGWELPPCPVLRNVFRRLPRNPDFDGATFLSKPWLELPCDGPMVIAEPQRLMPALLLPEGMALDPASRAFLSLADGRRHDIAFPHARGARCVGSTRGWLVMVRKGPEGVAGAAGTATIHVVHPLLPHLEFRLPDEFSLFEIQVTAPEERFLLRLTPSEKARIRAGLPVEETGAELLQRVFKTAEGLRPPEPYITDVTLSCSPASSDDDCVALCVYRHGRCLAIARPGDASWTRVEVGWEYMEPHEYRREFLSVVHHKGSFYAACYDGMVLRVSIPPPGSASPPRVDKFADAPRRESIRWARWWLAVDTASSSAGGGALVLVATERRWWKQKMYMCAFRWDDELRFWRRPKDLGGRAVFVGRGTAFVADARHLPWCAGNCIYFTRDERVRTGDDVPVRCCDVRRQKLYSVHNAGPKVAMAPPVWVMPFHE, encoded by the coding sequence ATGAACGCGCCGCCGTCAACAACATTCCATTTCCAGAACCTCCCTGCTCCCGTGCGCCGCGCGTTCCACCAACCCCGCTCACCTCCATCTCCAATGGCGGCCGAGCCGGCCGATCTGtacgtggaggtggaggagtccgcccgcgacgacgacgtcgacgtcgacggccgctcccgcgtccccgtccccgtcccctccccctccggctGGGAGCTCCCGCCGTGCCCCGTCCTGCGCAACGtcttccgccgcctcccccgcaaCCCGGACTTCGACGGCGCCACCTTCCTCTCCAAGCCATGGCTCGAGCTCCCCTGCGACGGGCCCATGGTGATCGCCGAGCCGCAGCGGCTCATGCCGGCGCTGCTGCTCCCGGAGGGGATGGCGCTCGACCCGGCCTCCCGCGCCTTCCTCAGCCTCGCCGACGGGCGCCGCCATGACATCGCGTTCCCCCACGCCCGCGGCGCGCGCTGCGTCGGGAGCACCCGTGGCTGGCTCGTCATGGTCAGGAAGGGCCCCGAGggagtcgccggcgccgccggcaccgccacCATCCACGTCGTCCACCCGCTGCTCCCGCACCTCGAGTTCCGCCTCCCCGACGAGTTCTCCCTCTTCGAGATCCAGGTCACCGCGCCCGAGGAGCGCTTCCTCCTGCGTCTGACGCCGTCCGAGAAGGCGCGCATTCGTGCGGGCCTCCCCGTGGAGGAGACGGGCGCGGAGTTACTGCAGCGCGTGTTCAAGACGGCAGAGGGGTTGCGCCCCCCCGAGCCCTACATCACCGATGTCACGCTCTCGTGCAGCCCCGCCAGCTCCGACGACGACTGCGTCGCGCTCTGTGTCTACCGCCACGGCCGTTGCCTCGCCATCGCGCGTCCCGGGGACGCGTCGTGGACGCGCGTCGAGGTGGGCTGGGAATACATGGAGCCGCACGAGTACAGGCGCGAGTTCCTGAGCGTGGTGCACCACAAGGGCAGCTTCTACGCGGCGTGCTACGACGGCATGGTGCTGCGCGTGTCCATCCCGCCGCCCGGCAGCGCGTCGCCCCCTCGGGTCGACAAGTTCGCGGACGCGCCACGCAGGGAGAGCATCCGGTGGGCGCGGTGGTGGCTCGCCGTGGACACcgcatcctcctccgccggcggcggcgcgctggtGCTCGTCGCGACCGAACGGCGCTGGTGGAAGCAGAAGATGTACATGTGCGCGTTCCGGTGGGACGACGAGCTGCGGTTCTGGCGCCGCCCCAAGGACTTGGGCGGGCGGGCGGTGTTCGTCGGGCGCGGCACGGCGTTCGTCGCCGACGCGCGGCACCTGCCGTGGTGCGCCGGCAACTGCATCTACTTCACCCGCGACGAGCGGGTGCGCACCGGCGACGACGTGCCGGTGCGGTGCTGCGACGTGCGCCGCCAGAAGCTCTACTCCGTCCACAATGCGGGGCCCAAGGTGGCGATGGCCCCACCTGTCTGGGTCATGCCGTTCCATGAATAG
- the LOC112939637 gene encoding putative auxin response factor 20 gives MAQPPDAAAAAAVPPPVVIDRDVWHACAVPYSGVLPGVGTLVYYIPHGHIEQCAEDPALLLSRLPDPIHPVPCTVADLVLDVDAESGEAYATISLLPGSHDDTTARRQVPAHGEPGFRFFEKQLSPADVTSNALVLPAGAEHVLPPLDIAAYQTARLFDVRDLRGKRFEFVHIWDKKRCRYMLGDLGVNDNDGWRGFVKAKRLATRDTVVFMRRGGGDGDGDGELLVGVRRAPRARGGHHPRPGVEDNKVVSEVWLAMQGVTPFEVTYYPREGTFEFVVSRDEYIGFSFSPFYPFVPGTTVHLRMNPLQIAQSISGTVRTFDHLRPWRMLEVDWDQAASPISYRIHRQVNSWQVLRQPQPAATTSAVRIRDAIVATPQVQIMALPRPPPPTTTTGMVPVIDHDIWLACATPYSGRLPVVGSAVYYFPQGHAEQCHTCTTCLIPDNRHRLRCTVTGIDSLSTPSPMIPTP, from the exons ATGGCGCAGCcgcctgacgccgccgccgccgccgccgtcccgccgccGGTAGTCATCGACCGGGATGTCTGGCACGCCTGCGCCGTCCCGTACTCCGGCGTCCTCCCCGGCGTCGGCACACTGGTCTACTACATCCCCCATGGCCACATCGAACAGTGCGCCGAGGATCCCGCGCTGCTGCTCTCCCGCCTCCCGGACCCCATCCACCCCGTGCCCTGCACCGTTGCCGACCTCGTcctcgacgtcgacgccgaGAGCGGCGAGGCGTACGCCACCATCTCCCTCCTTCCAGGCAGCCACGACGACACGACCGCGCGGCGCCAGGTCCCCGCCCACGGCGAGCCGGGGTTCCGCTTCTTCGAGAAGCAGCTGTCGCCGGCCGACGTCACCAGCAACGCCCTCgtcctccccgccggcgccgagcaCGTCCTTCCGCCGCTCGACATCGCCGCCTACCAGACCGCCCGGCTCTTCGACGTGAGGGACCTGCGAGGCAAGCGCTTCGAGTTCGTGCACATCTGGGACAAGAAGCGCTGCCGCTACATGCTCGGCGACCTCGGCGTCAACGACAACGACGGCTGGAGAGGGTTCGTCAAAGCCAAGCGCCTCGCCACCAGGGACACCGTGGTCTTcatgcgccgcggcggcggcgacggcgacggcgacggcgagctgctTGTCGGGGTGCGGCgcgcgccccgcgcgcgcggcggccacCACCCGAGGCCCGGGGTCGAAGACAACAAGGTGGTGTCCGAGGTGTGGCTGGCGATGCAGGGCGTGACGCCGTTCGAGGTGACCTACTACCCACGGGAGGGCACATTCGAGTTCGTGGTGTCGCGCGACGAGTACATCGGCTTCTCCTTCTCGCCGTTCTACCCTTTCGTTCCCGGGACGACGGTGCACTTGCGGATGAACCCGCTGCAGATCGCCCAATCGATTTCGGGCACCGTCAGGACCTTCGACCATCTACGCCCATGGCGCATGCTCGAG GTTGATTGGGATCAAGCGGCCTCCCCGATCTCCTACAGGATACACAGACAAGTTAATTCTTGGCAAGTCCTGCGTCAGCCTCAGCCAGCAGCAACTACTTCGGCTGTGCGAATTCGGGATGCCATTGTTGCCACCCCGCAAGTTCAGATAATGGCgctgccgaggccgccgccgccgacgacgacgacgggaatGGTGCCGGTCATCGACCACGACATCTGGCTCGCCTGCGCCACGCCGtactccggccgcctccccgtcGTCGGCTCGGCGGTCTACTACTTCCCCCAAGGCCACGCCGAGCAATGCCACACCTGCACGACGTGCCTGATCCCGGACAACCGCCATCGCTTACGCTGCACCGTCACCGGCATCGATTCGCTGTCGACGCCCAGTCCGATGATTCCTACGCCATGA